Proteins encoded within one genomic window of Triticum aestivum cultivar Chinese Spring chromosome 2D, IWGSC CS RefSeq v2.1, whole genome shotgun sequence:
- the LOC123052938 gene encoding mavicyanin, with amino-acid sequence MAANPDREVCHRAGRGGKMLLPVMAVLAAAVLASLPSAAVATNYTVGDEKGWNPKVDYTSWVKKHRPFYKGDWLLFEYQNGRSDVVQVDEVGYDNCDKESAISSHSKGTSYAFQLKEAKDYFFICSYGYCYSGMKLAVTAKKGPASSSPDSGSSSSSSPAAKSSSKSAAAPIAARNAAALAAAMLLRLL; translated from the exons ATGGCAGCCAATCCAGATCGGGAGGTGTGCCACCGGGCAGGGAGAGGAGGGAAGATGCTGCTGCCGGTGATGGCCGTcttggcggcggcggtgctggcgtcgctgccgtcggcggcggtggcgaccAACTACACGGTGGGCGACGAGAAGGGGTGGAACCCCAAGGTGGACTACACCTCCTGGGTGAAGAAGCACCGCCCCTTCTACAAGGGCGACTGGCTCC TGTTCGAGTACCAGAATGGGCGGTCGGACGTGGTGCAGGTGGACGAGGTCGGGTACGACAACTGCGACAAGGAGAGCGCCATCAGCAGCCACAGCAAGGGGACCAGCTACGCGTTCCAGCTCAAGGAGGCCAAGGACTACTTCTTCATCTGCAGCTACGGCTACTGCTACTCCGGCATGAAGCTCGCCGTCACCGCCAAGAAGGGCCCCGCCTCTTCCTCCCCCGActccggctcatcctcctcctcctcgccggccgccaAGTCATCCTCCAAATccgccgccgcccccatcgccgcccgcaacgccgccgccctcgccgccgccatgcTACTCAGGTTGCTCTGA